CTGGTGACCGGGTTCCAGTCGCCGTTCGGGTTCGCGGTGGTCATGCTTCCTGGTGTCGGATTGTTTTGGCTGCCCGCCGACATCACGCTTCCGTTGGCGCTGACCGAATGGCAGGCGGTGCATTGCGCGCCGTTGTTCAAATTCGAAGGAAGATTGCCGCCCGCCGACACCACCACTGTGGCGGCTTGCCCGGCCGGAATGCGCATGATTCCGCCTTGACCCTGGGGCATGGTCAGCATCGAGTTCTTGTACGTGCTGTAATAAAAGACGCCGTTGATACTGGCCGGCGCAATCAACCAGGTTTGTTTCAGCGGTCCGCTGCCGGTGTTACCCGACAATTTGTTGACGCTCGCCGTGACGGTGTCTTTGGGACCCGCGGTCAAGGTCAGGCCCTTCCAGATCTCGGGCGGCATCGTGACCTGCAACGGATCGTTCAGATTGGAGAATTGCTGATAATTGAAGTGAGGCGCGGTGATGGTCAGGTACGCCGCGCGCGTGCCTGTGTTGCCACCGAACTGCAAGGACGGCGGCTCCAGTCCGCGTGGGAAGACCGTCTTGTCGTACGGGTAGAGCCATTTGAACTGAGCGTCTTGCCCGCCCCCCGTCAGGGTGGTGGTGTCTTGCGGATTCAGCATGTTCGAGCCGTCGGCACCACACTGCAACGGCATGGTGGGGGTCGGCGCGGTCGGACAATAGCGGGTGATGTTGACGTTCACCGTGATCGTTGTGGTGGCGGTTCCGTTGCCCACCGTGGCGCTGACCGTGGCGACACCACCGACGTAGCCGTTGGGTGTGAAGACGCCGTCGCTGCCAACTGACCCGATGGCGACGTTGTCGACTGTCCAGTTGATCCGGGTGGGCATTGTTCCGTCGTTCAATTGCACGGTCAAATGAACCGGCATCGGTTTGCCGCTGACGGTGATGGTGTCAGGGCTGTCCGATTTGATCATGCCGGCCAGCGGAAAGACAACTCCCCCGTCCGACCGCGATCCACCGGTGCCCGAACCGTTGCCGACGATTCCGGTGCCACCCGTTGCGCCACCGCCCGTGCCGGCGCTGCCATTGCCGCCATTCCCCCCGTTTTGGCCGCCTGGACTCTTCAGTCCAGCGCAACTGGAAACAATCAATGCCAGGGCTGCCGTAACAGTGACACCGAAGCATCGCATGACAAACCTCCGCGCGGGATCTGAGCAGTTGCGTTGGCTCACACTGAGCGTCTTCGCGCCGCTCTTGATGATCGCGAAATAAACGCTAGCAGGCGTCAATGGCGTAAATCCACAAAAAGCATAGTCAATTTTTGTTGTTTACTGCACTTAACAGCTGCTATCGGTGTGTGTGACCGACCACTTTAAAATCCGTCTCCCATTTTTTTGATCGCGGGCAAACGCTGCGTTCTGCCAGCGCGGCGCGCGCGCGACGGCGAGATCTGGTAGGCTGATTGCTTCTCGATGTTGCGCCTCAACCGCTGGACCCGTTTTGGCTCGGCCACCCTGGTTATCGCTACCAAGGGTGGTCCGGCTCGGGTCTATCGCGGCTGAACGCTCGACGAGACGACCCCGGCCAAAAGCCGCGGGTCGCTCTCGGTGGCTCGCGGTCTTCGGCTTTTACCCCGGAGACGACCATGTGCCACAACGAAGCGCGATCGACGATCAGTGCCCTGCCCACCGCGCCCGCCAGGACTGCCGCATCCCCGGGCGGCAGCGCACAGGTCCGCCTGGTTGACCGCCTGATCCCGGCTTTTCCGCGGGTTTTCTGGTTTTTGTGGGCCGGCATGCTGCTGAACCGCGCCGGTGGCGGCGTCCTTTGCTGGCTGGCGGTCTATCTGACCCGCGAACGCGGCCTGCGCGCCGACCTGGCCGGGCTGGTGCTCAGCCTGCATGCCGCCGGCGGCATCATCGCCGGGCCGACCGGCGGCGCGCTGGCCGATCGGCTGGGGCGGCGGGCGACTTTGTTGCTGGGAACGGCGGGCGCCGGCGTGGCCATGCTGGCGCTGGGGTTCGCGCGCGCGCTGGGCGCGATTTTTCTTCTGGCGCCGCTGCTGGGATTCTTCACCCAGATCTGTGGACCGCCGCTGCTGGCGGCGGTGGCCGACTTGATCCAACCGGCGCAACGGCGACGGGCCTATGGTTTCATTTACTGGGCCAACAACCTCGGCTTCGCGGCGGCCGCCGCGCTGGGCGGCTTTCTGGCCGAGCGGCACTTCACCTGGCTATTCGTCGTCGACGCCATGACCACGCTGGGCTACGGCGTGATTGTTCTTCTGCGTGTGCCCGAGACGCGACCACCGGCGGCGGCAGCGACGTCCCCGGTCATCTCACCAGCAAACGGCTGGCTGGCGCCCTTTCGCGATCGCGCGTTGATGACGCTGGTGGGCATCCAGGTGCCGGTGCTGGTGGCGTTCACACAGGTCCTGGCGGCGCTGCCCCTGGACATGCGCGCGCACAGCTTGCCGGCGAATCGCATCGGCCTTTTGCTGGGCCTGAACGGGGTGGTCATCGTGCTGTTGCAGCCGCTGGCCCTGCGCTTTTTGCAGCGGGTGCCGCACGTGTCGCTGCTGGCGGGCGGCGCGGCCCTGGCGGGCCTGGGCCTGGGCGCCGTCGGGCTGGCCCGCGGCTCGTGGGGATACGCGTTGGCCACGGTGATCTTCACGGCGGGCGAGATCGGGTTTTCGCTGGCGATGCCGCCGTTGGTGGCGCAGCTGGCGCCCAGCGATCAGCGTGGCGCGTACCAGGGCATGCATCAACTTTCGTGGAGCGTGGCCAGCATGCTGGCGCCAATGCTGGGGCTGACCGTGCTGGCTCACGCCGGGTCGGCAACCTTATGGACAGGGTGCTTGTGCGTCGGCGTCGGGGCTGGCGCACTGCACGCCACCGTCACCCGGCGCCAGATCAACCACAGTCTCGACAGGCGTGAAGATAGAGAGGCCGCCTAGCTTGGTTAGACGGGCGAGGCCGTGCGAAAGCGCGATTACGGGAGGGCTTTCACTTTTATCGGACTGCCGCCGATTGGTCGAACAACCTATTAAAGGGAGACCTTGTCTGGTCGTGTCGTTACCACGCCCTGTTGATTCAGCACCTGATGGGCGAACGCCAGCCGTCGACCCGGTCGAGGGCGACGCACGCCTGGTCATCCGCGCCGCGGCGGGCGACGGCCAGGCCATCACTGTCATCTGGTCGCGCTATCACCTGCTGGTCCGATCGGTGCTGCTGTCCACGCTGGGCGCCGACCAGGAGATCGACGACCTGGTGCAAGAGGTGTTCATGGAGCTGCTCCGCGCGGTCAAGCTGGTGCGCGACGGCACGGCGCTGCCGGCCATTCTGTCGCGCATCGCCGTGCGCCGAGCAGGCATGGCCTTGCGGCGGCGGCGGGTGCGGTCGGTGATTCTGTCGTTGCCGTGGATCGACATGCCGGACGTCCCGGTGGCGCCGGCCGACATGGACAGCCGGCTGGCGCTGGTGGCGTTGTATCGCCTGCTGAACAAGATCAAGCCGCGGCATCGGCTGGCGTTCCTGCTTTTCTCCGTGCAGGGATTGGATGTGGCGGAGGTGGCCGGCGCCCTGGAGATCTCGCTGTCGGCGGCCAAGCGGGCGGTCAGCGCCGGACGCAAAAAGGTGCTGCGAATGGCCGAACGGGAGCCGTTGCTGAAGCAATTCCTGTCGGCGGAGCGGGAGGGGAAATCGTGACCAGCGAAAGGGATCCGCAGCAACAAGAACGGTTGAATTGGCTGGTCGCGCTGGCCCGCGGGGCCGTCGACGAACGGCTGCGCAACGCCGGCGGCGAGGGCGGCCTGGCGAATTTGATCCTCGGTGTCGGGCAGCGGGTCGTAAACCCCGCCCCGAGACGGCGACTATTCGTTCCGCTGGGCGCTGGGTTCGCGGTCGCCGGCTTGGTGCTGGTGATCGTCGGCGCCACCCGGCTGCGCGCGCCGTCCCCGGCCCTCCTTTCATATGCGGTGGAAAATGAGCCGGCGGCGCCGACCACGCTGATGCCGGCGGCGCCGGCGACCACGGCGAGGGACGGCCACGGCGCAACGACCGGAGCGCGCGTCGCCGAGGCCGCGACGAGCAGCCAGTATCATTTCTCCGACGGCACCACCATCGCGGCGCCCAGTGGAACCGCAGTGGACGTCGAGGCGGTGGACAACAAACGGCCGCGCGTGCGCATCAACGGCCGGCCGGCGCGGGTGCGGGTGGTGCATCGTCCGGACACGCGCTGGATCTTCGAGGCTGGGCCGTTCGAGGTGCTGGTCACCGGCACCGCTTTCGATCTCGGCTGGAACGCGGCGCCGCAGGTGCTGTCGCTGGATTTGATCGAAGGGGCGGTGACCTTGCGCGGACCGCGTCTGCCCGAGGGTGGCGTTCCTGTGCTGGCCGGCCAGCACGTCGAGGTGTCGCTGGCCACCGGCAGCCTGACCGTGCGCGCCGCCGGCGCCGCGCCCGCCCAACCGCAGACGCCACCGCCGCCGCTCGACGAAGCGCCGATCTCCGGCGCCACACCGGCGCCCGCCCCCAGCGTCCCAGCGCCCGCCGCCAGCCGCCGCGCCGGCGCGGTCAGCTGGCGCGGGTTGGTCGGCCGCGGTGACTTCGACGGCGTGGTGAAGGCGGCGCGCCGGCGCTCGATCGACGATTGCGAGTTGCGCTGCTCGGCAGAGGATCTGCGTGCGCTGGGAGATGCCGCCCGCTATTCAAACCGATCGGCGCTGGCCGAACGGGCCTTCGTCGCCTTGCGGGCGCGTTTCGCCGGAACAACCGACGGCACCGCCGCTGCTTACCTTCTGGGACGAACCTACGAATCCAAACACAACTGGTCCGGTGCCGAGCGGCTGTACCAGCAATACCTGAGCGAAGCGCCCAGCGGACAGTTCGCCGTCGAGGCCGCGTCCGGCCGGGCCCGAGTGGCTGCCCGTCGATAAACAAGTTAATGATGCCGGTGATGACACGCCGGTCTGGTGGGGTGCGACGCACGCTGGGCCTGCTGGCGGCGGTGTGGCTGCTCTCGCGGGCCGCCGCCGCTGACGCCGCCGACGTGCTGGTGGTGCGCCCGACGCTGGACGATCGTTTCATCGAAGAGATCTTCCATCGCGTGGGCGGCGAGCTGCGCGTTCACGCCTTCGTCGTGCGCGAGCAACAGCCCAGCGGCGACGACGTGTCGATGGCGGAGGCGCGCGCGCTGCTCGCTGGCAGCGGCGCGGCGGCCTGCATCTCGTTCATTTGGCAAGGCGACACGTCGGTGGTGCGGGTCTGGGTCGCCGGCCCCAGCGGCACGCCGGCCTTGTTCGAAGCCGTGTCGCTGCAACGCACGCCCGACGTGCCGACGGTGCTGGCGGCGCGCGCGGTGGATTTGTTGACGGTGGCGCTGGATAGAAACCGCCCCCTGGCAGCGCTGCCGCCGGGCGGGTCACCCGTCGCTGACTCGACTGCGCCGACGCTGACCGTCGCCCCGCCGGCGGCGATCACGGCGGCGCCGCGCGACTGGTCGCTGGCGGTGGGCGCGGCGCTGATCATCGGCGGCGGTCGCTTCGGCAACGCCGCCGGTCCCGAGCTGGCGCTGGCGCGGGCGTTGGCCCGGCGCTGGGCGATCGGCGTCCGCCTCGCCGCGCCCCTGTGGGGCCAGCGGCTCGGCAACGACGACGCCAGCGCCAAGCAGACCCAAGCGCTGGGATTGATCGAAGGGCAAACGCTTCTCGCTTCGTGGCGCGCGCTGGCCGTGCGCGCGCGCGTCGGGCTGGGCGCCGATTACCTGCGCATCAACGGCGACGTGGTGCCGGCGGTGGCGTCGGCGATGCCGGCGCAGGCGACCGCCTGGGTGGCGACGGCCGCCGCCGGCGTGGCGCTGTCGCTGGCGGTTTCGCCGCGCGTGGCGGTCGACGTCGGCGGCGGCGTCTGCGCCGCGTGGCCGCGCCCGCACATTCACCTTGGCCACGAGACGGTGGCGCTGACGCAACCGCAGCCGTCGCTGACCGTTGGCGTGCGCTTCGACCTTTGACGACGATGACGATGACGACCACGGCGAAGCCTCGATCGACATTCGTTCGCGCCGTGCTGGCCGCGGCGACCCTGGCCAGTTGCACAGGCACGACGTTGGACGCCACGGTCGATCGCGGCCCGACCGAGCTGGACCGCCCGACGGCCTGGTATCCCTTGAACGATGCCGCCCGCATCGGCCACGACCGCGCCGCCGGCCGCGGCGAGGCGCTGGTCGCCGGCGTGCAGATCGTCAGCGATCCACAAAAGGGCCCGGTGGCCGAGTTCGACCCCGTCACCGGCGGCTCGTTGACGCTGCTGCCGCCCGTGAGTCGCGATTTCACCGTGGCCTTCTGGATGAAGTCCACCCAGCAAGGCCCGAAGCAAGCCGGCTG
Above is a genomic segment from Polyangia bacterium containing:
- a CDS encoding sigma-70 family RNA polymerase sigma factor — its product is MSLPRPVDSAPDGRTPAVDPVEGDARLVIRAAAGDGQAITVIWSRYHLLVRSVLLSTLGADQEIDDLVQEVFMELLRAVKLVRDGTALPAILSRIAVRRAGMALRRRRVRSVILSLPWIDMPDVPVAPADMDSRLALVALYRLLNKIKPRHRLAFLLFSVQGLDVAEVAGALEISLSAAKRAVSAGRKKVLRMAEREPLLKQFLSAEREGKS
- a CDS encoding tetratricopeptide repeat protein; amino-acid sequence: MTSERDPQQQERLNWLVALARGAVDERLRNAGGEGGLANLILGVGQRVVNPAPRRRLFVPLGAGFAVAGLVLVIVGATRLRAPSPALLSYAVENEPAAPTTLMPAAPATTARDGHGATTGARVAEAATSSQYHFSDGTTIAAPSGTAVDVEAVDNKRPRVRINGRPARVRVVHRPDTRWIFEAGPFEVLVTGTAFDLGWNAAPQVLSLDLIEGAVTLRGPRLPEGGVPVLAGQHVEVSLATGSLTVRAAGAAPAQPQTPPPPLDEAPISGATPAPAPSVPAPAASRRAGAVSWRGLVGRGDFDGVVKAARRRSIDDCELRCSAEDLRALGDAARYSNRSALAERAFVALRARFAGTTDGTAAAYLLGRTYESKHNWSGAERLYQQYLSEAPSGQFAVEAASGRARVAARR
- a CDS encoding MFS transporter yields the protein MCHNEARSTISALPTAPARTAASPGGSAQVRLVDRLIPAFPRVFWFLWAGMLLNRAGGGVLCWLAVYLTRERGLRADLAGLVLSLHAAGGIIAGPTGGALADRLGRRATLLLGTAGAGVAMLALGFARALGAIFLLAPLLGFFTQICGPPLLAAVADLIQPAQRRRAYGFIYWANNLGFAAAAALGGFLAERHFTWLFVVDAMTTLGYGVIVLLRVPETRPPAAAATSPVISPANGWLAPFRDRALMTLVGIQVPVLVAFTQVLAALPLDMRAHSLPANRIGLLLGLNGVVIVLLQPLALRFLQRVPHVSLLAGGAALAGLGLGAVGLARGSWGYALATVIFTAGEIGFSLAMPPLVAQLAPSDQRGAYQGMHQLSWSVASMLAPMLGLTVLAHAGSATLWTGCLCVGVGAGALHATVTRRQINHSLDRREDREAA